The following proteins are encoded in a genomic region of Acidobacteriota bacterium:
- the galU gene encoding UTP--glucose-1-phosphate uridylyltransferase GalU codes for MTNKIRKAVFPAAGLGTRFLPATKASPKEMLPLVDKPLIQYAIEEAVASGIESILIITGRDKSAIENHFDISFELEQLLIEKGKDAMFKQIRAISDIAQISYTRQKQALGLGHAIYQAKDFVGSDPFAALLADDIVDADVPALKQMIDVYNKYESPVIATMQVEGESISRFGVIDAEEIEPNVYRIRDMVEKPSFADAPSDLAIIGRYIFTPDIFEAIERTPPGAGGEIQITDAMRLLLCERPFYAVKLDGRRHDAGDKLGFLIATVEYALKRTDLGRIPQLPENIRSWRLDQMNKNSNLTQHDFDELLAWLSPDRETAGQLIVQISAGLNRYFQMRGCSEPEILVDETINRVAAKLGTLDLSSEIKPVTYFYGFAKKICLESLSNSYRSMTALDLDKMAGPEFDLEYLDSDDRLKCLDECINRLSRKESSLVIAYYEKGKGEKIQARRDLAKKLKLNIGNLQLQVHRLKNILRKCMENCLQNEKNL; via the coding sequence ATGACTAACAAAATTCGCAAGGCCGTATTCCCCGCTGCCGGATTGGGAACAAGATTTTTGCCGGCGACAAAAGCGTCGCCAAAGGAAATGCTACCGCTAGTCGACAAACCCCTGATCCAATACGCTATCGAGGAGGCGGTTGCGAGCGGTATCGAATCCATCCTGATAATTACCGGACGCGATAAAAGCGCAATTGAGAACCACTTCGATATATCGTTCGAGCTTGAACAACTCCTGATTGAAAAGGGGAAAGACGCTATGTTCAAGCAGATCAGGGCGATCTCGGATATTGCCCAGATCAGCTACACACGGCAAAAACAGGCTCTCGGCCTCGGCCATGCGATATATCAAGCGAAGGACTTTGTCGGCAGCGACCCGTTTGCTGCACTCCTGGCTGACGACATTGTGGATGCCGATGTGCCTGCTCTAAAGCAGATGATCGATGTGTACAACAAATATGAGTCACCTGTCATTGCTACGATGCAGGTCGAGGGCGAATCGATCTCGAGGTTTGGAGTGATCGATGCCGAGGAAATAGAACCAAACGTCTATCGCATTAGGGACATGGTAGAAAAGCCGTCGTTCGCTGATGCTCCGTCAGACCTGGCGATCATTGGGCGTTATATCTTTACTCCCGACATTTTCGAGGCAATTGAAAGGACTCCGCCCGGGGCAGGCGGCGAGATCCAAATAACCGATGCGATGAGGTTATTGCTCTGTGAACGTCCGTTCTATGCGGTTAAGTTGGATGGCCGGCGCCATGACGCCGGTGATAAGCTTGGATTTCTGATCGCCACAGTCGAATATGCTCTGAAACGCACAGATCTCGGCAGAATTCCGCAATTACCTGAAAACATTAGATCTTGGCGACTAGATCAAATGAACAAAAACTCGAACCTCACACAGCACGATTTTGACGAATTGTTGGCTTGGCTTTCGCCAGATCGGGAGACTGCTGGGCAGTTGATCGTTCAAATAAGTGCGGGGCTGAACCGATATTTTCAAATGCGAGGCTGTAGTGAGCCTGAGATCCTTGTCGATGAGACCATCAACCGGGTTGCTGCAAAACTTGGAACGCTCGATCTGTCGTCGGAAATCAAACCGGTAACTTATTTTTACGGATTTGCCAAGAAGATCTGTCTGGAATCACTCTCGAACTCATACAGATCCATGACAGCCTTGGACCTTGATAAGATGGCCGGGCCTGAATTCGATCTTGAATATCTTGATTCGGACGATCGACTCAAATGTCTTGACGAATGTATCAACAGACTTAGTCGTAAAGAATCGTCCCTTGTTATTGCATACTATGAAAAGGGCAAAGGGGAAAAGATCCAGGCTCGACGCGATCTGGCCAAGAAATTGAAGCTCAATATCGGAAATTTGCAGCTTCAGGTTCATCGATTGAAAAATATTTTGCGCAAATGTATGGAAAATTGTCTTCAAAATGAAAAAAACTTGTAA
- the serS gene encoding serine--tRNA ligase — protein MLDLNFVRDNLEAVRTALRNRNSPDGPLDTFMELDAERRAVIGESDRINSLRNTASKEIGALMQSGDRENAEAKKAEVAELKDKQAKLDNRRDLAESEMRDLLENLPNIPAPEVPVGADENANVEIRRWGTPREFDFKPKDHVDLGEALGIVDFERATKISGSRFAILNGMGARLERALVNFMLEVHTTEHGYTETLPPYLVNRSSLFGTNQLPKFEEDLFHTTDERRLALIPTAEVPVTNYFANEILEPSDLPKHFTAYSMCFRSEAGSYGRDTRGLIRQHQFEKVELVKICLPEDSEYEHEKLTANAERILQLLGLPYRTVVLSTGDMGFGAKKTYDIEVWIPSQNTFREISSCSNCGDFQARRMNLRFRRTGGAKPEFAHTLNGSGLAVGRTWVAVIENYQRADGSIEIPEVLHKYMHGAKQIV, from the coding sequence ATGCTGGATCTTAATTTTGTTAGAGATAATTTGGAGGCCGTGAGAACGGCATTGAGGAACCGGAATTCTCCGGACGGACCGCTGGATACCTTCATGGAACTCGATGCGGAACGCCGCGCGGTCATTGGAGAATCCGATCGGATCAATTCACTTCGAAACACGGCGAGCAAAGAGATCGGAGCTCTGATGCAGTCCGGTGATCGCGAAAATGCGGAAGCGAAAAAGGCAGAAGTTGCCGAACTCAAAGATAAACAGGCGAAACTCGATAACAGACGCGATTTGGCCGAATCGGAAATGCGTGACCTTTTGGAAAATCTTCCGAACATTCCGGCCCCGGAAGTTCCTGTCGGTGCGGACGAGAACGCAAATGTCGAGATCAGACGATGGGGGACACCGAGAGAGTTTGATTTCAAACCGAAGGACCACGTCGATCTTGGTGAAGCTCTTGGTATTGTTGATTTTGAGAGGGCGACAAAGATCTCCGGGTCTCGCTTCGCGATCTTGAACGGCATGGGAGCACGTCTGGAACGGGCACTTGTTAATTTTATGCTCGAGGTTCATACGACGGAGCACGGCTACACTGAAACCTTGCCGCCCTATCTCGTGAACCGGAGTTCGTTATTCGGAACAAACCAGCTGCCCAAGTTTGAGGAGGATCTGTTCCACACGACCGACGAACGCAGGTTGGCCTTGATACCGACTGCCGAAGTTCCGGTCACGAATTACTTTGCTAATGAGATACTTGAACCGTCCGATCTGCCGAAACATTTCACGGCATATTCCATGTGTTTTCGCAGCGAGGCCGGTAGCTACGGCCGTGACACACGCGGTCTGATAAGGCAGCATCAGTTTGAGAAGGTCGAGCTTGTCAAGATCTGCCTGCCGGAAGACTCCGAATACGAACACGAAAAACTGACAGCCAACGCCGAGCGAATTTTGCAGTTACTCGGTTTGCCGTATCGAACTGTGGTGCTCTCGACCGGTGACATGGGTTTCGGGGCTAAGAAGACCTACGATATCGAGGTTTGGATACCGAGCCAAAACACGTTCCGTGAAATATCAAGCTGCTCGAATTGCGGCGACTTTCAGGCAAGAAGAATGAACCTCCGCTTTCGCCGCACCGGCGGAGCAAAACCGGAGTTTGCACATACTCTGAATGGCAGCGGACTTGCCGTCGGGCGGACCTGGGTTGCTGTCATCGAAAACTATCAGCGTGCCGACGGTTCGATAGAAATTCCCGAAGTGCTTCATAAATACATGCATGGAGCGAAGCAGATCGTTTGA
- a CDS encoding AbrB/MazE/SpoVT family DNA-binding domain-containing protein produces MKSQIIQIGNSQGIRLPKVLLEESRITGEVEVELHPDGILIRNAQKPRAGWDEQFKMMAENEDDDLLAGDLATNFDKKEWHW; encoded by the coding sequence ATGAAAAGTCAAATAATCCAGATCGGCAATTCACAAGGGATCCGGCTGCCGAAAGTGCTGCTGGAGGAAAGTCGAATAACCGGTGAGGTGGAGGTGGAACTTCACCCCGACGGAATATTGATCCGCAATGCGCAGAAGCCGCGTGCAGGTTGGGATGAGCAGTTCAAAATGATGGCGGAGAACGAAGACGACGATCTGTTAGCGGGCGATCTGGCGACCAACTTTGACAAAAAGGAGTGGCATTGGTGA
- a CDS encoding type II toxin-antitoxin system PemK/MazF family toxin encodes MNRFDVYLVNLDAEPGRDAKNTRPCVVISPDEMNRNVQNVIVAPLSSAGVDYPTRIAVTFLNAERSVVLDQIRTVDKIRLVKKVGEIEPPVRKVIIDRLQELFAD; translated from the coding sequence GTGAACCGTTTTGACGTGTATCTTGTAAACCTCGACGCAGAGCCCGGGCGTGACGCTAAAAATACGCGTCCATGCGTTGTGATCTCACCTGATGAGATGAATCGTAACGTCCAGAATGTGATCGTAGCTCCTTTGTCCTCCGCCGGTGTCGATTATCCGACTCGGATCGCAGTGACATTTCTTAACGCAGAGCGTTCCGTGGTTTTGGATCAGATCAGGACAGTAGATAAAATACGTTTGGTCAAAAAGGTCGGAGAGATCGAACCGCCTGTCAGAAAGGTCATCATCGACAGGTTACAGGAGTTGTTTGCCGACTAG
- the mazG gene encoding nucleoside triphosphate pyrophosphohydrolase, with the protein MSKSFDELITVMARLRAPGGCPWDAEQTYRSLSQYLLEEAYETFDAIHEADETGETEHLKEELGDLLLQVVFHATIGAERGDFTIDEVAEGVTKKLILRHPHVFGEASFARAEDVLNNWDQLKADERKASGKVEKVLESFLDEIPVHFPALLEGLKLTKRAAKVGFDWENTDQIFDKIDEEIGELRAALKNGDKKNIDEEVGDLLFVVQNLARHLDVEPESALKRTNIKFRSRFNYIEKELMQAGKNLQDASLEEMDILWNRSKAALANKGS; encoded by the coding sequence ATGTCCAAATCGTTTGACGAACTAATTACCGTTATGGCCCGTTTGCGTGCACCGGGCGGCTGCCCTTGGGACGCAGAGCAGACATATCGGTCACTCTCGCAGTATTTGCTCGAAGAGGCATACGAGACATTTGACGCGATCCATGAGGCCGATGAGACCGGCGAAACTGAACATTTGAAGGAAGAGCTGGGCGATCTTCTGCTTCAGGTAGTATTTCATGCGACCATCGGGGCCGAACGCGGCGATTTTACGATCGACGAAGTTGCCGAAGGTGTGACGAAAAAACTGATATTGCGGCACCCGCACGTATTTGGCGAAGCGAGTTTTGCCCGCGCCGAGGATGTACTGAACAATTGGGACCAACTCAAGGCCGATGAGAGGAAAGCTTCCGGAAAGGTCGAGAAGGTGTTGGAGTCGTTTCTTGACGAGATCCCCGTTCACTTCCCCGCCCTGCTCGAAGGACTGAAACTAACAAAGAGAGCCGCGAAAGTTGGATTTGATTGGGAGAATACCGATCAGATATTCGACAAGATCGATGAGGAGATCGGCGAGTTGAGGGCGGCTCTCAAAAATGGTGATAAAAAGAACATAGATGAAGAGGTCGGCGATTTGCTTTTTGTCGTGCAAAATCTGGCAAGGCACCTTGACGTAGAGCCTGAAAGCGCTCTGAAACGCACGAACATCAAATTTAGATCGCGCTTTAATTACATTGAGAAAGAGCTTATGCAGGCCGGGAAGAACCTTCAGGATGCCAGCCTTGAGGAGATGGACATACTATGGAATCGTTCGAAAGCAGCCCTTGCCAATAAGGGGTCCTGA
- a CDS encoding carboxypeptidase regulatory-like domain-containing protein produces MMNKFLPAGRLRIALSILGVFLVLGFAWVVIDQRTMAGSQGETGTLEKMIVAGGNAAMDVDLNKLNGNKTRARNARINFELETNAFFKTLVFNEEFRGALPSSVKITTQESTNFPAKLHDSIGHLVFESLEWGGQYEFVIRDSNTGFIFFNVEGQEYEYDPNVRLLNIKGGRMLISDEFAAEMKRPSDAGAIVGTINIAATLRPIEVTTVINGETEANVLPAGAGTETNAGSVPGPDVVVGDLTGLAQFGSSAGTQVGLAVGTDSCNFGTVDLNWFANPSNDHPVIPQNLYRMKGGAGNSDTFEQIGQSSVKHAFTALTNNICALGCNGIGGSRLGSGCSDPYGASLNSGPNLGSRAWINPFTGAYPRNDSATPNNNHTGHTHLGPTHRILTEIADLVPAQNVGATYYAESQYVTPHEYVWCQANPTQCNMNNNVSYRRYNVTNAASPFSFSAAAATVRMKTALTAWTGASIVEFRPDPVNDGVAAIGYKVTNPSPGVWHYEYAIYNQNLDRAIQSFGIPVGSGVTITNAGFHAPPQHPGSTADGTVGSAGYSNAAWNSSNSGGVTTWSSETFAQNPNANAVRWGTLYNIRFDSNRPPANVNATVGFFKTGAPMTVQIQGPSTPTAAFVSVSGRVTNAAGQGLGGVRVSMADLGGVIRVSTVTSSFGYYQFDNVATGAMYSFTPVSKRHTFTPQTIAVNDNLTDLNFTALP; encoded by the coding sequence ATGATGAATAAGTTCTTGCCGGCCGGCCGGCTACGTATCGCTTTGTCGATCTTGGGGGTGTTTCTGGTCTTGGGCTTTGCTTGGGTCGTTATTGATCAACGCACCATGGCAGGTTCGCAAGGGGAAACCGGGACCCTTGAAAAGATGATCGTTGCAGGCGGTAACGCCGCGATGGACGTTGACCTAAATAAGCTTAACGGTAACAAAACAAGGGCACGAAACGCGCGGATAAATTTCGAACTTGAAACAAATGCCTTCTTTAAGACGCTTGTCTTCAATGAGGAATTTCGCGGTGCATTGCCCAGTTCGGTCAAGATCACCACGCAAGAATCAACTAACTTTCCTGCAAAGTTGCATGACTCGATCGGTCATCTTGTCTTTGAAAGTTTGGAATGGGGCGGACAATATGAATTTGTCATTCGCGATTCTAACACCGGGTTTATTTTCTTTAACGTTGAAGGCCAGGAATACGAATATGACCCGAATGTACGATTGTTAAATATCAAGGGCGGCCGAATGCTGATCTCAGATGAGTTCGCTGCCGAAATGAAACGGCCGTCAGATGCAGGTGCGATCGTCGGAACGATCAATATCGCCGCGACCTTGAGGCCGATCGAAGTTACCACCGTGATCAACGGCGAAACTGAAGCAAATGTATTGCCCGCCGGAGCAGGAACTGAAACGAACGCAGGATCTGTACCGGGACCGGACGTCGTCGTCGGTGACCTAACCGGGCTAGCCCAGTTTGGCTCGTCGGCGGGAACGCAGGTTGGCCTTGCCGTTGGAACCGACTCATGTAATTTTGGTACGGTCGATCTGAACTGGTTTGCAAACCCCTCGAATGATCATCCCGTTATTCCGCAAAACCTGTATCGCATGAAAGGCGGTGCCGGTAATAGCGACACATTCGAACAGATCGGACAATCCAGCGTCAAACATGCGTTTACAGCTCTGACAAACAACATTTGTGCATTGGGCTGTAACGGTATCGGAGGATCGCGTCTCGGATCGGGATGTTCGGACCCTTACGGAGCAAGCCTGAACTCAGGCCCGAATCTCGGGTCGAGGGCATGGATCAATCCGTTCACCGGTGCATATCCGCGTAACGACTCAGCTACGCCGAATAACAACCATACTGGTCACACGCATCTCGGACCGACCCACCGCATACTCACCGAGATCGCTGATCTGGTTCCTGCACAGAATGTGGGAGCGACCTATTATGCCGAATCACAGTACGTGACTCCGCATGAATATGTCTGGTGTCAGGCAAATCCGACGCAGTGCAATATGAATAACAATGTCTCTTACCGAAGATACAATGTTACTAATGCTGCCAGCCCGTTCAGCTTCTCGGCTGCGGCGGCAACTGTACGGATGAAGACCGCACTCACCGCCTGGACCGGAGCGTCGATCGTGGAGTTTCGTCCTGATCCCGTGAACGATGGTGTGGCGGCGATCGGTTATAAAGTGACTAACCCCTCCCCGGGTGTTTGGCATTACGAATATGCCATTTATAACCAGAATCTCGATCGTGCCATTCAGTCGTTCGGTATTCCCGTCGGTTCCGGTGTGACGATCACTAACGCCGGGTTCCACGCACCGCCTCAACATCCCGGATCTACGGCTGATGGCACCGTGGGCAGTGCCGGTTACAGTAATGCAGCATGGAACTCGTCGAATTCCGGCGGCGTAACAACATGGAGTTCCGAGACCTTCGCGCAAAACCCGAATGCGAACGCGGTTCGCTGGGGAACACTTTATAACATCCGTTTCGATTCAAACCGTCCGCCGGCAAATGTGAATGCAACTGTCGGTTTCTTCAAGACGGGAGCGCCGATGACCGTTCAGATCCAGGGCCCAAGCACTCCGACGGCTGCATTCGTATCTGTTTCGGGAAGGGTGACCAATGCGGCCGGCCAGGGACTTGGCGGCGTAAGGGTATCGATGGCTGACTTGGGCGGCGTTATCCGCGTTTCGACGGTTACAAGCTCTTTCGGCTATTATCAATTTGATAATGTCGCGACAGGCGCTATGTATTCATTCACTCCGGTCTCGAAACGGCATACCTTCACGCCGCAGACCATCGCGGTCAACGACAATTTGACGGATTTGAATTTTACGGCTCTGCCGTAG
- a CDS encoding carboxypeptidase regulatory-like domain-containing protein encodes MTKNYSNKLISAMLFTLLICVGQVLAQSTLTGGVTGKVTDPQGAIVPNATVKVTNTGTNSTVTVTANNEGAYSVTNLQPGTYRLEISSGGFAPSKAEGVVVEVGRATNIDVKLTVGTAVAEVEVTAEAPVINLSDNANASNINQTSINELPINGGRWSNFALLTPGAVPDGTFGLISFRGVSGLLNNNTVDGGDNNQAFFSEERGRTRIGYVISQSAIREFQVNTSNYSAEYGRSAGGVTNAVTKSGTNEFHGEAFTTTATTATVPATRVHSTRSW; translated from the coding sequence ATGACTAAAAATTATTCAAACAAACTTATTTCGGCGATGTTGTTTACGTTGCTGATCTGTGTCGGGCAGGTACTTGCCCAGTCGACACTTACAGGCGGCGTCACCGGTAAGGTGACCGATCCGCAAGGTGCAATTGTTCCGAATGCGACGGTTAAGGTAACGAATACCGGCACCAACAGCACGGTAACAGTGACCGCAAATAACGAAGGTGCATACAGCGTAACGAACCTTCAGCCCGGAACTTACCGTCTTGAGATCTCATCCGGCGGCTTTGCACCATCCAAAGCCGAAGGCGTGGTGGTCGAGGTCGGGCGAGCTACCAATATCGATGTCAAGTTGACGGTCGGTACCGCCGTCGCCGAGGTCGAAGTGACCGCCGAGGCTCCGGTAATAAATCTCAGCGATAACGCCAATGCGTCAAATATCAACCAGACCTCGATCAATGAATTGCCGATCAACGGCGGCCGCTGGTCGAACTTCGCATTGCTTACGCCGGGAGCGGTTCCGGACGGAACATTCGGTCTGATCAGCTTTCGCGGCGTCTCAGGCTTGCTCAACAATAATACGGTCGACGGCGGCGACAACAACCAGGCATTCTTCTCTGAAGAGCGTGGCCGTACCAGAATCGGTTACGTTATCAGCCAATCGGCGATTCGTGAGTTTCAGGTCAACACTTCGAACTACTCGGCTGAGTACGGACGCAGTGCCGGCGGCGTGACCAATGCGGTAACTAAGAGCGGAACGAATGAGTTTCACGGTGAAGCCTTTACTACAACCGCAACAACCGCAACGGTGCCCGCAACCCGCGTGCATTCAACTCGGTCTTGGTAA
- a CDS encoding TonB-dependent receptor has protein sequence MVNGVSTLVGAKPKDLRERFGGAIGGPVVKDRFFFFFSYDQQRRNFPGLGVFSNPNFLNTANRTLLLARGLTNAQIDSTLGFLNSLTGETPRRGDQTLFLPKIDWIINSKNSLAVSYNRLRWESPNGIQTQAVNTRSRSNFGDDFVEVDSLNARLSTTISSNILNEFRFQYGRDLEYQFSTPPLPGEPTTAATAIGGTRSPNVFITNGLEFGTPTFLERPKFPDETRWQFANTLSVIKGNHNLKFGFDINRVTDDIQNLRFEAGSYSYNNINDFIIDYTNYRTPLPGATLCATGTRTVGKCYTSNFQQGIGNPGLKMTSWDYNFFIQDDIRVTPRLSVNLGLRYEFIKLPGATLPSPSNVVIPNDGRTLAEATSQIPSDKNNFGPRVGVAYDVFGNGRTSFRAGYGIYFGRIQNSTAYNALVNTGNAGGQAQVQVAATAANAPIFPMVLTPAQLTFAGGAVQFFDRNFEAPKIHQYDVILEHQLSRNTVVSVSYIGSLGRQLPTFFDLNFVQTGQTNYTFVGGPLDAQTFSLPRYGRVPGAGTQALTSIRSSVKSQYDALVFKGERRLTKGLQFQASYTLSKSTDTNQNSATFTQTNSPYDIFDGRYDAGPSNFDTRHRFVASAVWAPTFYKGSKSSIGNYLLNGWTFSPIFNYFSGRPFSAAISGTSLNGTNGGNWNPVLGRNSERLPSLSNWDARLSKRFKFNETMSLEFLAEAFNVLNKTHIFSTNSTQYNRSGTTGTLNYNTSYGLVTGTDSTLFRERQVQFAARFQF, from the coding sequence TTGGTAAACGGTGTTTCGACTCTGGTTGGTGCTAAGCCGAAGGATCTTCGCGAAAGATTTGGCGGAGCGATCGGCGGCCCGGTCGTAAAAGATCGGTTCTTCTTCTTCTTCAGCTACGATCAGCAGCGTCGTAATTTCCCGGGCCTCGGCGTATTTTCGAACCCGAATTTTCTTAACACTGCTAATCGAACTCTCCTGCTTGCCCGCGGTCTGACGAATGCACAGATCGATTCGACGCTTGGTTTCCTGAACTCGCTTACCGGCGAAACTCCCCGCCGCGGAGATCAGACACTTTTTCTGCCAAAGATTGACTGGATCATAAATTCCAAGAACTCGCTTGCCGTTAGTTACAACCGCCTCCGTTGGGAATCGCCGAACGGCATCCAAACACAGGCAGTGAACACCCGCAGCCGTTCCAATTTTGGTGACGATTTTGTCGAGGTAGACTCGCTGAATGCCCGTCTCTCGACCACCATTTCGTCTAACATTCTTAACGAGTTTCGTTTCCAATATGGACGTGATCTCGAGTACCAGTTCAGCACTCCGCCGCTTCCGGGAGAGCCTACGACTGCGGCCACCGCGATCGGCGGCACACGTTCGCCCAATGTGTTCATCACAAATGGTCTCGAATTTGGAACACCGACGTTTCTCGAAAGGCCTAAGTTCCCTGATGAGACACGTTGGCAGTTTGCAAACACGTTAAGCGTGATCAAGGGTAACCACAACCTCAAATTTGGTTTCGATATCAACAGGGTGACCGATGATATCCAGAATCTTCGATTCGAGGCCGGTTCGTATTCATATAATAATATCAACGATTTTATTATTGACTACACGAACTACCGGACCCCGCTGCCGGGAGCCACGCTTTGCGCAACGGGCACACGCACCGTCGGAAAATGCTATACAAGCAACTTCCAGCAGGGTATTGGCAATCCCGGTTTGAAGATGACGAGTTGGGATTACAATTTCTTCATTCAAGATGACATTCGCGTCACGCCGCGGCTTAGCGTAAACCTTGGTTTGCGTTATGAATTCATCAAACTCCCGGGAGCCACGCTTCCTAGTCCGAGTAATGTAGTTATCCCGAATGACGGCCGCACCTTGGCCGAGGCAACATCACAGATCCCAAGTGATAAGAACAACTTTGGGCCTCGCGTCGGCGTAGCCTATGACGTATTCGGCAATGGCCGTACAAGTTTCCGTGCCGGATATGGCATCTACTTTGGCCGCATTCAGAATTCCACTGCGTATAATGCGTTGGTAAATACCGGAAATGCCGGCGGACAGGCTCAGGTGCAGGTTGCAGCGACCGCTGCGAATGCTCCGATCTTCCCGATGGTTTTGACACCGGCTCAGTTGACATTCGCCGGCGGTGCGGTTCAGTTCTTCGATCGCAATTTCGAAGCTCCGAAAATTCACCAGTATGACGTTATCCTTGAGCATCAATTGTCCAGGAACACTGTCGTCTCGGTCTCGTACATCGGCAGTCTTGGACGCCAACTTCCGACGTTCTTTGACCTGAACTTTGTCCAAACCGGCCAAACCAATTACACGTTTGTCGGCGGTCCGCTTGATGCCCAGACGTTCTCGCTCCCGAGATACGGACGAGTACCCGGAGCCGGCACACAGGCGTTGACGAGTATCCGTAGTTCGGTGAAGTCACAATATGACGCTCTTGTTTTCAAGGGCGAAAGAAGACTGACGAAAGGACTGCAGTTCCAGGCGAGCTATACGCTGTCTAAATCGACAGATACCAACCAGAATTCAGCTACCTTTACACAGACAAACAGCCCGTACGATATTTTCGACGGCCGTTATGATGCCGGGCCGAGCAATTTCGACACCCGCCATCGCTTTGTGGCAAGTGCGGTCTGGGCGCCTACCTTCTATAAGGGAAGCAAGTCGTCGATCGGTAATTACCTGCTGAACGGCTGGACGTTCTCTCCGATCTTCAACTATTTTTCGGGCAGGCCATTTAGTGCCGCAATTTCGGGTACCAGCTTGAACGGTACGAACGGCGGCAACTGGAATCCGGTACTTGGGCGAAACTCAGAAAGGCTCCCGAGCCTTTCTAATTGGGACGCAAGGCTTTCAAAACGATTCAAGTTCAACGAGACCATGTCTCTCGAGTTCTTGGCCGAAGCCTTCAATGTGCTTAATAAAACGCACATATTCTCAACCAACTCGACCCAATATAACCGAAGTGGAACGACCGGAACGTTGAACTACAACACGTCATACGGACTAGTGACAGGTACTGACAGTACACTTTTCCGCGAACGTCAGGTACAGTTTGCAGCTAGGTTCCAATTCTAG
- a CDS encoding glycosyltransferase family 4 protein, protein MRILQVSSAKTYGGGERHLVDLSRSLQEKGHEIFVALRPTNEWQGRLDFIPPENFLHVSIRNSFGMFSAKRISRFLIKNKIDIIHAHVARDYLAASIAGRIAQDTKIVLTRHVLFSMKPFHRFALRNVDAAIAVSEGVRQQLLNIFPDRKITVIPNGLVMHTTDERERLGSEFRELHHIPLDAPLVGTVGELVPLKGQRDFVLAAHEIVKVIPDCRFVVAGKDNTIDQRFRRELKRLVKVFDMAENFLWLDWVEDLTPLLSSLDVFVSPSHSESFGLAILEAMANHAAVIATSTLGAEDLLSDSSLLVPVRDPFAMANAVVALVGDRERCRETGLRLGNSARQRFSLDRMVSATESLYERVVSQTSY, encoded by the coding sequence ATGCGTATTCTGCAGGTATCATCGGCAAAAACCTATGGCGGCGGTGAACGGCATTTGGTCGATCTTAGCCGGTCGCTGCAGGAAAAAGGCCACGAGATCTTTGTTGCATTGCGTCCGACCAATGAATGGCAAGGCCGTTTAGATTTCATCCCGCCCGAGAATTTCCTTCATGTTTCCATTCGAAACTCTTTTGGGATGTTCAGTGCAAAGCGTATCAGCAGATTTTTGATCAAGAACAAGATCGACATCATTCACGCCCATGTGGCCCGTGACTATTTGGCGGCAAGTATTGCCGGACGAATTGCGCAGGATACAAAGATCGTACTGACGCGGCACGTGCTTTTCTCGATGAAGCCATTTCACAGATTCGCGTTGAGAAATGTCGATGCAGCCATTGCTGTTTCTGAAGGGGTCAGGCAGCAGCTGTTGAATATCTTCCCGGACAGAAAGATCACCGTGATCCCAAACGGCTTGGTCATGCATACGACAGACGAGCGCGAACGATTGGGGAGCGAGTTTCGCGAATTGCATCATATACCGTTAGACGCTCCGCTCGTTGGGACCGTGGGCGAACTTGTGCCGCTGAAAGGTCAGCGCGATTTTGTTCTTGCGGCACACGAGATAGTCAAGGTAATTCCGGATTGCCGCTTCGTTGTCGCCGGTAAGGACAACACCATCGACCAGCGGTTTCGCCGGGAATTGAAACGCCTCGTCAAGGTATTCGATATGGCGGAAAACTTCCTTTGGCTTGATTGGGTCGAAGATCTGACGCCGCTGCTCTCTTCGCTTGACGTGTTTGTATCTCCGTCGCATTCCGAGAGTTTCGGCCTGGCGATCCTTGAGGCGATGGCCAATCACGCGGCGGTGATAGCGACCTCGACGCTTGGTGCCGAAGATCTGTTGTCTGACAGTTCGCTGCTCGTTCCTGTGCGGGACCCCTTCGCGATGGCTAATGCGGTCGTCGCATTAGTTGGAGACCGTGAGCGATGCCGTGAGACGGGGCTCAGGCTGGGAAATTCGGCAAGACAGCGATTTTCGCTCGACCGCATGGTCTCAGCTACCGAGTCATTGTACGAGCGTGTCGTATCCCAGACTAGTTATTGA